From one Mucilaginibacter inviolabilis genomic stretch:
- a CDS encoding GNAT family N-acetyltransferase: MTKEYIFKSKRLGFRNWLTIDVEIMDEINSDEEVMEFFPSIKSKQETSEFIERMQNQLQEKGFCYYAVDKLETSEFIGFIGLSEQTFTSDFTPAIDIGWRLKRDEWNKGYATEGAKRCLDYAFSQLKLEKVIAITPIVNLKSEQVMKKIGMKKVKNFNHPTLADNERLRECSLYEINSYEFNPLNTLVE, encoded by the coding sequence ATGACTAAAGAATACATTTTTAAATCAAAACGACTAGGGTTCAGGAACTGGTTAACGATAGATGTTGAAATTATGGATGAAATAAATTCAGACGAGGAAGTGATGGAGTTTTTTCCGAGCATCAAATCTAAACAAGAAACATCCGAATTTATTGAGAGAATGCAGAATCAATTACAAGAAAAAGGCTTTTGTTACTATGCTGTAGATAAACTCGAAACCAGCGAGTTTATTGGCTTCATTGGGCTATCAGAACAAACTTTCACCTCGGACTTCACACCAGCCATTGATATCGGTTGGAGACTAAAGAGAGATGAATGGAATAAGGGTTACGCAACAGAGGGAGCAAAAAGATGCTTAGATTATGCATTTAGCCAGCTGAAATTAGAAAAAGTTATTGCTATAACCCCTATAGTTAATTTGAAATCCGAACAGGTAATGAAAAAAATTGGAATGAAAAAAGTGAAGAACTTTAACCATCCAACCTTAGCCGACAATGAAAGATTACGGGAATGTAGCTTGTATGAAATAAATTCATATGAATTTAATCCCTTGAATACTTTAGTGGAATAA
- a CDS encoding YifB family Mg chelatase-like AAA ATPase, translated as MLVKTFGSAVYGIEAITITVEVNIAAGTKYFIVGLPDVAVKESYFRIESALKNTGFRMPRQQVVVNMAPADIKKEGSSYDLTIATAVLAASGQLEPENLDKYIIMGELSLDGSLQPIKGALPIAIQARKDGFKGFILPKQNAREAAIVNDLEVYGVDNIKEVAGFFNGDLNIEPEVVNTREEFYNSLSNYDSDFSEVKGQENIKRALEIAAAGGHNVILIGPPGAGKTMLARRLPSILPPLSLYESLETTKIHSVAGKLAAADALVTIRPFRSPHHTISDVALVGGGGNPQPGEISLAHNGVLFLDELPEFKRSALEVMRQPLEERRVTISRAKFTVDYPSSFMLVASMNPCPCGYYNHPEKECICPPGMVQKYLSKISGPLLDRIDLHVEVTPVNFSELSSDRASEKSELIRERVIKAREVQVERFGNRPDLHANAQMSPQMVRDLCKIDVAGQTLLKRAMEKLGLSARAYDRILKVSRTIADLADSEDIKLEHLAEAIHFRSLDREGWAG; from the coding sequence GTGTTGGTTAAAACTTTTGGCAGTGCGGTTTATGGTATCGAGGCTATTACCATAACGGTTGAGGTAAATATAGCGGCGGGTACCAAATATTTTATAGTTGGCCTACCCGATGTGGCCGTAAAAGAGAGTTATTTCCGGATCGAATCGGCATTAAAAAATACCGGTTTCCGGATGCCCCGCCAGCAGGTGGTGGTTAATATGGCTCCTGCGGATATCAAAAAAGAAGGATCTTCCTATGATTTGACCATCGCCACGGCTGTTTTGGCGGCATCCGGGCAGTTGGAGCCAGAGAACCTGGATAAGTACATTATCATGGGTGAACTATCACTGGATGGCAGCTTACAACCCATCAAAGGGGCCCTTCCTATTGCTATACAAGCCCGTAAAGATGGTTTTAAGGGATTTATTCTCCCCAAACAAAACGCCCGTGAAGCAGCCATTGTGAACGATCTGGAAGTTTATGGTGTGGATAATATCAAAGAGGTTGCCGGTTTTTTTAATGGTGATCTGAACATCGAGCCCGAGGTAGTAAACACCCGGGAGGAGTTCTATAACAGTCTGAGCAATTACGATAGCGATTTTAGTGAAGTAAAGGGCCAGGAGAACATCAAACGCGCGCTGGAAATTGCCGCAGCAGGCGGTCATAATGTGATATTGATTGGTCCGCCGGGAGCGGGTAAAACTATGCTGGCCCGCAGGTTGCCTTCTATTTTACCACCACTGAGTTTATATGAATCGTTAGAAACTACGAAGATACATTCGGTTGCGGGCAAACTGGCCGCCGCAGATGCTTTGGTAACTATTAGGCCATTCCGGTCACCCCATCATACCATTAGTGATGTGGCTTTGGTTGGCGGTGGTGGCAATCCACAACCAGGTGAAATCTCATTGGCACATAATGGCGTATTGTTTTTGGATGAGCTGCCTGAATTTAAGCGTAGCGCGCTGGAAGTAATGCGCCAGCCGCTGGAAGAACGCCGCGTAACTATTTCAAGGGCCAAATTTACCGTTGATTACCCCTCCAGCTTTATGCTGGTGGCTAGTATGAACCCCTGCCCTTGCGGGTATTATAATCATCCCGAAAAAGAATGTATCTGTCCGCCTGGAATGGTGCAGAAATATCTGAGCAAGATCTCTGGTCCGCTGTTGGACAGGATCGATCTGCACGTGGAGGTAACACCGGTGAATTTCAGCGAACTATCCTCAGACCGTGCCTCCGAAAAAAGCGAGCTGATCCGCGAGCGGGTAATCAAAGCCCGGGAGGTGCAGGTAGAACGTTTTGGTAACCGCCCCGATCTGCATGCCAATGCGCAAATGAGCCCGCAGATGGTGCGCGACCTGTGTAAAATAGATGTTGCCGGACAAACACTGCTCAAAAGAGCCATGGAAAAGCTGGGCCTCTCCGCCCGGGCCTACGACCGTATCCTGAAAGTATCCCGCACCATTGCCGATCTGGCTGATAGCGAAGATATCAAACTGGAGCATTTGGCCGAGGCCATACATTTCCGGAGTTTGGATAGAGAAGGCTGGGCCGGGTAG
- a CDS encoding cytidine deaminase — protein MEKFKVNESDLILISQAKKLIAERKLDDWHAVSSVLRTNSGSFFEGLHLEAYVGRIAICAEAVALGAAAVAGDTKIDTIVAVYKDGEIVSPCGMCREMISDYSPQAFVILQDKEGPFKVQISDLIPLKYSRD, from the coding sequence ATGGAAAAATTTAAAGTAAACGAAAGCGATTTGATTTTAATAAGTCAGGCAAAAAAATTAATCGCCGAACGAAAACTTGATGATTGGCACGCGGTTAGTTCTGTGCTTAGAACAAATTCAGGAAGCTTTTTTGAAGGATTGCATCTGGAGGCCTATGTAGGCCGTATAGCTATTTGCGCAGAAGCGGTAGCGTTAGGTGCAGCTGCGGTAGCTGGTGATACAAAGATTGACACCATCGTCGCGGTTTATAAGGATGGAGAAATAGTTTCACCTTGTGGAATGTGCCGTGAAATGATCAGCGATTACTCACCACAGGCTTTTGTAATATTGCAAGATAAAGAAGGCCCATTCAAAGTTCAGATCAGCGACCTTATTCCACTAAAGTATTCAAGGGATTAA